In a genomic window of Glycine max cultivar Williams 82 chromosome 13, Glycine_max_v4.0, whole genome shotgun sequence:
- the LOC100807933 gene encoding beta-1,4-mannosyl-glycoprotein 4-beta-N-acetylglucosaminyltransferase, producing MFPLQVRGLAPRPHLISRQKPPMFFCVVLLLLVPICMIGIFIHGQKITYFFRPLWDNPPAPFTSIPHYYAENVSMEHLCHLHGWSLRSEPRRIFDAVIFSNELDMLEIRWHELSPYVSKFVILESNTTFTGIPKHHFFALNWARFAFAKQKIVHGIHPGRVAVPGSHEDPFVLESKQRGAMNALLCRAGISNGDILLMSDTDEIPSPHTLKLLQWCDGIPPIMHLELRHYMYSFEFPVDYSSWRATAHVYGPQTQYRHSRQTDVIFSDAGWHCSFCFQYISEYVFKMTAYSHADRVKRKYFLSHSRIQDKICKGDDLFDMLPEEYSFHELIKKMGSIPRSASAVHLPAYLIENADKFKFLLPGGCLRPPE from the coding sequence ATGTTTCCCCTTCAAGTTCGAGGTTTGGCTCCCCGGCCACACCTCATTTCTAGGCAAAAACCTCCCATGTTCTTTTGCGTGGTGCTTCTATTACTGGTGCCAATTTGTATGATTGGAATTTTTATCCATGGCCAAAAGATTACTTATTTCTTCCGACCACTTTGGGACAACCCCCCTGCCCCCTTCACAAGTATACCTCACTATTATGCAGAAAATGTCTCTATGGAACACCTTTGCCACCTTCATGGCTGGTCCCTTCGTTCCGAGCCTCGCCGCATTTTTGATGCTGTTATCTTCAGCAATGAGTTAGACATGCTTGAGATTAGATGGCATGAACTTTCTCCCTATGTATCAAAGTTTGTTATCCTCGAGTCCAATACTACGTTTACAGGCATTCCAAAACATCACTTCTTCGCCTTAAACTGGGCAAGATTTGCCTTTGCCAAACAAAAGATTGTCCATGGCATTCATCCTGGCAGAGTTGCTGTCCCCGGATCACACGAGGACCCATTTGTGCTTGAGTCAAAACAGCGTGGGGCAATGAATGCATTGTTATGCCGTGCAGGCATTTCCAATGGTGATATTCTTCTCATGTCAGATACAGATGAGATCCCAAGTCCTCATACTTTGAAACTGCTTCAGTGGTGTGATGGGATTCCTCCCATAATGCATCTTGAACTGAGGCATTACATGTACTCATTTGAGTTCCCCGTGGACTACAGCAGCTGGCGCGCCACTGCCCACGTCTATGGTCCCCAAACACAATACCGGCACTCGCGCCAGACGGATGTAATTTTCTCAGATGCAGGATGGCACTGCAGCTTTTGCTTTCAGTATATTTCAGAGTATGTGTTCAAGATGACTGCCTATAGCCATGCAGACCGCGTGAAAAGGAAATATTTTCTGAGTCATTCAAGAATTCAGGACAAAATCTGCAAGGGAGATGATCTTTTTGATATGCTCCCAGAAGAATACTCTTTCCATgagttgattaaaaaaatggggTCAATACCCCGTTCAGCTTCTGCTGTTCATCTTCCTGCCTACTTGATAGAGAATGCAGATAAATTTAAGTTCCTTCTTCCTGGAGGCTGCTTAAGACCCCCAGAATAA
- the LOC100807397 gene encoding BRAP2 RING ZnF UBP domain-containing protein 1, which translates to MFLLRVHSVEEDHPLDPQTIFQSQSQSQSQSQSNNPKFSERRGALHLFRTSSHSSLPTQTSLSSLLFILAVPNYLSFHDFIPFCGPHLDRFHHLLFIRNDGTEDRYSVLIEFADHFAADAFFTNFNAKKFSPAEAEVCHILFLQSVEYSEYAEVAGTPPPGCTEIPTCPVCLERLDPDTSGILTTLCDHSFDCPCVSKWTYLSCQVCQFCQQQDEKPTCFICGTLDDLWVCMICGFVGCGRYKEGHAIQHWKDTQHCYSLDFKTQQIWDYVGDSYVHRLNQDQSKIDGKLEEMNFRCMSLEGDCGMCECREDLGINGALFNSKVETIVDEYNRLLTSQLETQRQYYESLLVEAKSKMESSMSEAVEKAAASEMQDIQNELEKCTEERNAIAEVNQKLIKNQEIWRKKFKEAEEREAKSIKLMNERIIDLEEQIRDIKIFLEAQKTIDKMSDSNGIKEGTVLPVAYEQSSPGHSKRNKKSGRRRN; encoded by the exons ATGTTCTTGCTCCGAGTCCACTCGGTGGAAGAGGACCACCCTCTGGATCCCCAAACCATCTTCCAATCCCAATCCCAATCCCAATCCCAATCCCAATCCAACAACCCTAAATTCAGCGAACGCAGAGGCGCACTCCACTTGTTCCGAACCTCTTCCCATTCCTCGCTCCCAACCCAGACCTCTCTTTCTTCTCTCCTCTTCATCCTCGCCGTCCCCAACTACCTCTCCTTCCACGACTTCATTCCCTTCTGTGGACCCCACCTCGACCGTTTCCACCACCTTCTCTTCATCAG AAACGACGGCACCGAAGATCGCTATAGCGTCCTCATCGAGTTCGCCGATCACTTTGCCGCCGACGCATTTTTTACCAATTTCAATGCCAAGAAGTTTTCTCCTGCCGag GCAGAGGTGTGCCATATTTTGTTTCTGCAATCCGTGGAGTATTCTGAATATGCAGAAGTTGCTGGGACTCCGCCTCCTGGTTGTACGGAAATACCAACTTGTCCTGTTTGTCTTG AGAGGTTGGACCCAGATACGAGTGGGATTCTCACAACACTTTGCGACCACTCATTTGATTGCCCTTGTGTTTCAAAGTGGACGTACTTGTCTTGCCAG GTTTGTCAATTCTGTCAGCAACAGGATGAGAAGCCAACCTGTTTTATTTGTGGAACATTAGATGATCTCTGGGTTTGTATGATTTGTGGATTTGTTGGATGTGGAAG aTATAAAGAAGGACATGCCATTCAGCATTGGAAAGATACTCAGCATTGCTATTCTCTTGATTTTAAAACACAGCAAATTTGGGATTATGTGGGTGACAGTTATGTCCATCGACTGAACCAGGACCAGTCTAAAATTGATGGCAAGTTGGAGGAGATGAATTTTCGCTGTATGTCACTGGAAGGAGATTGTGGTATGTGCGAATGCCGTGAAGATTTGGGAATTAATGGGGCCCTTTTCAACAGCAAAGTTGAAACG ATTGTGGATGAATACAACCGTCTTCTTACATCTCAGTTGGAGACACAAAGACAA tattaTGAATCTTTACTAGTGGAGGCAAAAAGTAAAATGGAAAGTTCCATGTCTGAAGCAGTGGAGAAAGCTGCAGCTTCTGAAATGCAGGATATCCAAAATGAACTGGAAAAGTGTACAGAAGAAAGAAATGCCATTGCTGAG GTCAATCAGAAACtcataaaaaatcaagagatttggCGGAAGAAGTTTAAAGAAGCTGAAGAGAG GGAAgctaaatcaattaaattgatGAATGAGAGGATAATTGATTTGGAGGAACAG ATTAGAGATATCAAGATTTTTCTAGAAGCACAAAAAACAATTGATAAAATGTCAGATTCAAATGGGATCAAGGAGGGAACAGTCCTGCCGGTGGCTTATGAGCAATCTTCTCCAGGCCACAgtaagagaaacaaaaagtcTGGCCGAAGGAGGAATTAG
- the LOC100799941 gene encoding topless-related protein 4 isoform X2, with protein sequence MSSLSRELVFLILQFLDEEKFKETVHKLEQESGFFFNMRYFEDMVTNGEWDEVEKYLSGFTKVDDNRYSMKIFFEIRKQKYLEALDKQDRAKAVDILVKDLKVFAAFNEELFKEITQLLTLDNFRHNEQLSKYGDTKSARGIMLAELKKLIEANPLFRDKLQFPTLKNSRLRTLINQSLNWQHQLCKNPRPNPDIKTLFVDHSCGQPNGARAPSPVTNPLMGAVPKAGGFPPLGAHGPFQPTPAALPTSLAGWMANPSPVPHPSASAGPIGLAAANNAAILKRPRTPPTNNPAMDYQTADSDHVLKRTRPFGLSDEVSNLPVNLLPVAYSGQSHGQSSYSSDDLPKTIVMTLNQGSIVKSMDFHPLQQILLLVGTNMGDVMVWDIGSRERIAQRNFKVWELGSCSVALQASLSNDYSASVNRVVWSPDGTLCSVAYSKHIVHIYSYQGGDDLRNHLEIEAHAGSVNDLAFSYPNKQLCVVTCGEDRVIKVWDAVTGAKQYTFEGHEAPVYSVCPHHKESIQFIFSTATDGKIKAWLYDNMGSRVDYDAPGHSSTTMAYSADGTRLFSCGTNKEGESFLVEWNESEGAVKRTYHGLGKRSVGVVQFDTTKNRFLAAGDEFMIKFWDMDNTNMLTSVEADGGLLASPCIRFNKDGILLAVSTNDSGVKILANAEGIRLLRTVENRTFDASRVASAAVVKAPTIGAFPSTNVTVGTSLADRAPPVAAMVGINNDTRNLADVKPRIVDEAVEKSRIWKLTEINEPSQCRSLKLPDSLSSMRVSRLIYTNQGVAILALAANAVHKLWKWQRNERNTTGKATASIQPQLWQPSSGILMTNDISDTNPEDAVSCFALSKNDSYVMSASGGKISLFNMMTFKTMTTFMPPPPAATFLAFHPQDNNIIAIGMEDSSIQIYNVRVDEVKTKLKGHQKRITGLAFSHVLNVLVSSGADSQLCVWSTDGWEKQASKFLQMPSGRPPAPLADTRVQFHLDQTHLLAVHETQIALYEAPKLECIKQFSPREANPITHATYSCDSQSIYVSFEDGSIGILTVPALRLRCRINQSAYLHPNPSLRVHPLVIAAHPSEPNQFALGLTDGGVHVLEPLEAEGKWGTPPPNENGAGPSTTSGAAVSEQTQR encoded by the exons ATGTCTTCCCTCAGCAGAGAGCTTGTTTTTCTCATACTTCAGTTTCTCGATGAAGAGAAATTTAAGGAGACTGTTCACAA GTTGGAGCAAGAATCGGGATTTTTCTTTAACATGAGGTATTTTGAGGATATGGTGACGAATGGGGAGTGGGATGAGGTGGAGAAGTACTTGTCTGGTTTTACGAAGGTGGATGACAATAGATACTCCATGAAGATCTTCTTTGAGATACGGAAGCAGAAATACTTAGAAGCATTGGACAA GCAAGATCGAGCTAAAGCGGTGGATATTTTAGTGAAGGATTTGAAAGTATTTGCTGCATTTAATGAAGAACTTTTTAAGGAAATCACACAGTTGTTGACTTTGGACAACTTTAG ACACAATGAACAGCTATCCAAGTATGGAGATACAAAATCTGCACGAGGCATAATGCTGGCTGAACTGAAGAAATTGATAGAAGCTAACCCTCTGTTTCGTGACAAGCTTCAATTTCCTACTTTAAAGAACTCCAGATTGCGGACTCTAATTAATCAGAG TTTAAATTGGCAACATCAACTTTGTAAGAACCCAAGGCCCAACCCTGACATAAAGACCCTTTTTGTGGACCATAGTTGTGGGCAACCAAATGGTGCGCGAGCCCCATCTCCCGTTACCAATCCCTTAATGGGTGCTGTCCCAAAGGCTGGAGGATTCCCACCCCTTGGTGCTCATGGT CCATTTCAGCCCACACCAGCTGCTCTTCCGACATCCCTTGCTGGATGGATGGCTAACCCATCTCCTGTTCCACACCCTTCGGCTTCTGCTGGACCCATAGGTTTGGCAGCAGCTAATAATGCAG CTATTTTAAAGCGGCCGAGAACCCCTCCTACCAATAACCCAGCTATGGACTATCAAACTGCTGATTCAGATCATGTATTGAAGAGAACAAGACCTTTTGGATTATCAGATGAA GTCAGTAATCTACCAGTAAATTTGCTTCCCGTTGCTTACTCTGGCCAGAGCCATGGTCAGAGCTCCTATTCCTCTGATGACTTGCCCAAGACTATTGTGATGACTCTCAACCAAGGTTCAATTGTCAAAAGCATGGATTTCCATCCACTTCAGCAAATTCTACTTCTTG TTGGAACAAACATGGGTGATGTCATGGTGTGGGATATAGGCAGCCGTGAAAGGATCGCACAGAGAAATTTTAAAGTATGGGAACTTGGATCATGCTCTGTGGCTTTACAA GCATCTCTTTCCAATGATTACTCAGCATCAGTCAATCGGGTGGTGTGGAGTCCTGATGGAACACTTTGCA GTGTTGCTTATTCTAAACATATTGTTCACATATATTCCTATCAAGGTGGGGATGATCTTAGAAACCACCTAGag ATTGAAGCTCATGCTGGGAGTGTCAACGATCTCGCTTTTTCTTATCCAAACAAACAGCTTTGTGTTGTGACCTGTGGAGAGGATAGGGTCATCAAG GTATGGGATGCCGTTACTGGTGCAAAGCAGTATACTTTTGAGGGTCATGAAGCACCTGTATATTCTGTATGCCCTCATCACAAAGAAAGTATTCag TTCATCTTCTCAACTGCAACtgatggaaaaataaaagcatggtTGTATGATAACATGGGTTCTAGGGTTGACTATGATGCACCTGGTCATTCTTCTACTACAATGGCATATAGTGCTGATGGAACAAG ATTGTTCTCGTGTGGCACaaataaagaaggggaatcatTTCTAGTGGAATGGAATGAAAGTGAAGGAGCAGTAAAGCGTACTTATCATGGTCTTGGGAAGAGATCTGTGGGTGTGGTTCAATTTGATACCACCAAGAATAGGTTCTTAGCTGCTGGTGATGAGTTTATGATCAAATTCTGGGACATGGATAATACAAACATGTTGACAAGTGTTGAGGCAGATGGTGGATTACTG GCTTCTCCCTGTATTAGATTTAACAAGGATGGAATACTGTTGGCTGTCTCCACAAATGACAGTGGAGTTAAAATTCTAGCTAATGCAGAAGGAATTAGGCTGCTTCGAACAGTGGAGAATCGTACATTTGATGCTTCTAGAGTTGCTTCTGCAGCTGTTGTGAAG GCACCTACCATTGGAGCTTTTCCTTCTACCAATGTAACTGTTGGAACAAGCCTTGCTGATAGAGCTCCTCCAGTAGCAGCCATGGTTGGGATT AATAATGATACTCGAAATTTAGCTGATGTGAAACCCAGAATTGTTGATGAAGCTGTGGAAAAATCTAGGATATGGAAGCTGACAGAAATTAATGAACCATCACAATGCCGCTCCCTGAAACTTCCTGATAGTTTATCATCTATGAGG gtTTCTAGGTTAATTTATACAAATCAGGGGGTTGCAATTTTGGCTTTGGCAGCAAATGCTGTTCACAAGCTTTGGAAATGGCAGAGAAATGAGCGGAACACTACTGGGAAG GCAACTGCAAGTATTCAACCACAACTATGGCAACCTTCTAGTGGAATACTGATGACTAATGATATAAGTGATACTAACCCAGAGGATGCTGTGTCATGTTTTGCACTGTCAAAGAATGATTCATATGTTATGTCTGCTTCAGGGGGAAAAATTTCTCTATTCAATATGATGACATTTAAG ACAATGACAACTTTCATGCCACCTCCACCAGCTGCTACATTTCTTGCATTTCATCCTCAAGACAACAATATTATTGCTATTGGCATGGAGGACTCTTCCATACAAATCTATAATGTTAGAGTGGACGAG GTCAAAACTAAGCTAAAGGGTCATCAGAAGAGAATTACTGGTCTTGCCTTTTCTCATGTTCTAAATGTGCTTGTATCATCTGGAGCTGACTCTCAG TTGTGTGTTTGGAGCACAGATGGATGGGAAAAGCAAGCAAGTAAATTCCTACAAATGCCCAGTGGACGACCACCTGCGCCTCTTGCAGATACTCGGGTCCAATTTCATCTAGACCAGACACATTTACTGGCTGTTCATGAAACCCAAATAGCCTTGTACGAGGCACCAAAGTTGGAATGTATAAAGCAG TTTTCACCTCGGGAAGCCAATCCAATCACACATGCTACATATTCATGTGATAGTCAGTCAATATATGTAAGCTTTGAAGATGGAAGTATTGGCATTCTTACCGTCCCAGCGCTCAGATTAAGATGTAGAATAAATCAATCTGCTTATCTCCATCCAAATCCAAG CTTGAGAGTGCATCCTCTTGTGATTGCTGCACATCCCTCCGAACCCAATCAATTTGCATTAGGACTTACAGATGGTGGAGTACATGTACTTGAACCACTAGAGGCAGAAGGAAAATGGGGTACTCCACCTCCAAACGAGAACGGTGCTGGGCCTAGCACTACTTCAGGTGCTGCTGTTTCAGAGCAAACCCAAAGATGA
- the LOC100799941 gene encoding topless-related protein 4 isoform X1 — protein MSSLSRELVFLILQFLDEEKFKETVHKLEQESGFFFNMRYFEDMVTNGEWDEVEKYLSGFTKVDDNRYSMKIFFEIRKQKYLEALDKQDRAKAVDILVKDLKVFAAFNEELFKEITQLLTLDNFRHNEQLSKYGDTKSARGIMLAELKKLIEANPLFRDKLQFPTLKNSRLRTLINQSLNWQHQLCKNPRPNPDIKTLFVDHSCGQPNGARAPSPVTNPLMGAVPKAGGFPPLGAHGPFQPTPAALPTSLAGWMANPSPVPHPSASAGPIGLAAANNAAAILKRPRTPPTNNPAMDYQTADSDHVLKRTRPFGLSDEVSNLPVNLLPVAYSGQSHGQSSYSSDDLPKTIVMTLNQGSIVKSMDFHPLQQILLLVGTNMGDVMVWDIGSRERIAQRNFKVWELGSCSVALQASLSNDYSASVNRVVWSPDGTLCSVAYSKHIVHIYSYQGGDDLRNHLEIEAHAGSVNDLAFSYPNKQLCVVTCGEDRVIKVWDAVTGAKQYTFEGHEAPVYSVCPHHKESIQFIFSTATDGKIKAWLYDNMGSRVDYDAPGHSSTTMAYSADGTRLFSCGTNKEGESFLVEWNESEGAVKRTYHGLGKRSVGVVQFDTTKNRFLAAGDEFMIKFWDMDNTNMLTSVEADGGLLASPCIRFNKDGILLAVSTNDSGVKILANAEGIRLLRTVENRTFDASRVASAAVVKAPTIGAFPSTNVTVGTSLADRAPPVAAMVGINNDTRNLADVKPRIVDEAVEKSRIWKLTEINEPSQCRSLKLPDSLSSMRVSRLIYTNQGVAILALAANAVHKLWKWQRNERNTTGKATASIQPQLWQPSSGILMTNDISDTNPEDAVSCFALSKNDSYVMSASGGKISLFNMMTFKTMTTFMPPPPAATFLAFHPQDNNIIAIGMEDSSIQIYNVRVDEVKTKLKGHQKRITGLAFSHVLNVLVSSGADSQLCVWSTDGWEKQASKFLQMPSGRPPAPLADTRVQFHLDQTHLLAVHETQIALYEAPKLECIKQFSPREANPITHATYSCDSQSIYVSFEDGSIGILTVPALRLRCRINQSAYLHPNPSLRVHPLVIAAHPSEPNQFALGLTDGGVHVLEPLEAEGKWGTPPPNENGAGPSTTSGAAVSEQTQR, from the exons ATGTCTTCCCTCAGCAGAGAGCTTGTTTTTCTCATACTTCAGTTTCTCGATGAAGAGAAATTTAAGGAGACTGTTCACAA GTTGGAGCAAGAATCGGGATTTTTCTTTAACATGAGGTATTTTGAGGATATGGTGACGAATGGGGAGTGGGATGAGGTGGAGAAGTACTTGTCTGGTTTTACGAAGGTGGATGACAATAGATACTCCATGAAGATCTTCTTTGAGATACGGAAGCAGAAATACTTAGAAGCATTGGACAA GCAAGATCGAGCTAAAGCGGTGGATATTTTAGTGAAGGATTTGAAAGTATTTGCTGCATTTAATGAAGAACTTTTTAAGGAAATCACACAGTTGTTGACTTTGGACAACTTTAG ACACAATGAACAGCTATCCAAGTATGGAGATACAAAATCTGCACGAGGCATAATGCTGGCTGAACTGAAGAAATTGATAGAAGCTAACCCTCTGTTTCGTGACAAGCTTCAATTTCCTACTTTAAAGAACTCCAGATTGCGGACTCTAATTAATCAGAG TTTAAATTGGCAACATCAACTTTGTAAGAACCCAAGGCCCAACCCTGACATAAAGACCCTTTTTGTGGACCATAGTTGTGGGCAACCAAATGGTGCGCGAGCCCCATCTCCCGTTACCAATCCCTTAATGGGTGCTGTCCCAAAGGCTGGAGGATTCCCACCCCTTGGTGCTCATGGT CCATTTCAGCCCACACCAGCTGCTCTTCCGACATCCCTTGCTGGATGGATGGCTAACCCATCTCCTGTTCCACACCCTTCGGCTTCTGCTGGACCCATAGGTTTGGCAGCAGCTAATAATGCAG CAGCTATTTTAAAGCGGCCGAGAACCCCTCCTACCAATAACCCAGCTATGGACTATCAAACTGCTGATTCAGATCATGTATTGAAGAGAACAAGACCTTTTGGATTATCAGATGAA GTCAGTAATCTACCAGTAAATTTGCTTCCCGTTGCTTACTCTGGCCAGAGCCATGGTCAGAGCTCCTATTCCTCTGATGACTTGCCCAAGACTATTGTGATGACTCTCAACCAAGGTTCAATTGTCAAAAGCATGGATTTCCATCCACTTCAGCAAATTCTACTTCTTG TTGGAACAAACATGGGTGATGTCATGGTGTGGGATATAGGCAGCCGTGAAAGGATCGCACAGAGAAATTTTAAAGTATGGGAACTTGGATCATGCTCTGTGGCTTTACAA GCATCTCTTTCCAATGATTACTCAGCATCAGTCAATCGGGTGGTGTGGAGTCCTGATGGAACACTTTGCA GTGTTGCTTATTCTAAACATATTGTTCACATATATTCCTATCAAGGTGGGGATGATCTTAGAAACCACCTAGag ATTGAAGCTCATGCTGGGAGTGTCAACGATCTCGCTTTTTCTTATCCAAACAAACAGCTTTGTGTTGTGACCTGTGGAGAGGATAGGGTCATCAAG GTATGGGATGCCGTTACTGGTGCAAAGCAGTATACTTTTGAGGGTCATGAAGCACCTGTATATTCTGTATGCCCTCATCACAAAGAAAGTATTCag TTCATCTTCTCAACTGCAACtgatggaaaaataaaagcatggtTGTATGATAACATGGGTTCTAGGGTTGACTATGATGCACCTGGTCATTCTTCTACTACAATGGCATATAGTGCTGATGGAACAAG ATTGTTCTCGTGTGGCACaaataaagaaggggaatcatTTCTAGTGGAATGGAATGAAAGTGAAGGAGCAGTAAAGCGTACTTATCATGGTCTTGGGAAGAGATCTGTGGGTGTGGTTCAATTTGATACCACCAAGAATAGGTTCTTAGCTGCTGGTGATGAGTTTATGATCAAATTCTGGGACATGGATAATACAAACATGTTGACAAGTGTTGAGGCAGATGGTGGATTACTG GCTTCTCCCTGTATTAGATTTAACAAGGATGGAATACTGTTGGCTGTCTCCACAAATGACAGTGGAGTTAAAATTCTAGCTAATGCAGAAGGAATTAGGCTGCTTCGAACAGTGGAGAATCGTACATTTGATGCTTCTAGAGTTGCTTCTGCAGCTGTTGTGAAG GCACCTACCATTGGAGCTTTTCCTTCTACCAATGTAACTGTTGGAACAAGCCTTGCTGATAGAGCTCCTCCAGTAGCAGCCATGGTTGGGATT AATAATGATACTCGAAATTTAGCTGATGTGAAACCCAGAATTGTTGATGAAGCTGTGGAAAAATCTAGGATATGGAAGCTGACAGAAATTAATGAACCATCACAATGCCGCTCCCTGAAACTTCCTGATAGTTTATCATCTATGAGG gtTTCTAGGTTAATTTATACAAATCAGGGGGTTGCAATTTTGGCTTTGGCAGCAAATGCTGTTCACAAGCTTTGGAAATGGCAGAGAAATGAGCGGAACACTACTGGGAAG GCAACTGCAAGTATTCAACCACAACTATGGCAACCTTCTAGTGGAATACTGATGACTAATGATATAAGTGATACTAACCCAGAGGATGCTGTGTCATGTTTTGCACTGTCAAAGAATGATTCATATGTTATGTCTGCTTCAGGGGGAAAAATTTCTCTATTCAATATGATGACATTTAAG ACAATGACAACTTTCATGCCACCTCCACCAGCTGCTACATTTCTTGCATTTCATCCTCAAGACAACAATATTATTGCTATTGGCATGGAGGACTCTTCCATACAAATCTATAATGTTAGAGTGGACGAG GTCAAAACTAAGCTAAAGGGTCATCAGAAGAGAATTACTGGTCTTGCCTTTTCTCATGTTCTAAATGTGCTTGTATCATCTGGAGCTGACTCTCAG TTGTGTGTTTGGAGCACAGATGGATGGGAAAAGCAAGCAAGTAAATTCCTACAAATGCCCAGTGGACGACCACCTGCGCCTCTTGCAGATACTCGGGTCCAATTTCATCTAGACCAGACACATTTACTGGCTGTTCATGAAACCCAAATAGCCTTGTACGAGGCACCAAAGTTGGAATGTATAAAGCAG TTTTCACCTCGGGAAGCCAATCCAATCACACATGCTACATATTCATGTGATAGTCAGTCAATATATGTAAGCTTTGAAGATGGAAGTATTGGCATTCTTACCGTCCCAGCGCTCAGATTAAGATGTAGAATAAATCAATCTGCTTATCTCCATCCAAATCCAAG CTTGAGAGTGCATCCTCTTGTGATTGCTGCACATCCCTCCGAACCCAATCAATTTGCATTAGGACTTACAGATGGTGGAGTACATGTACTTGAACCACTAGAGGCAGAAGGAAAATGGGGTACTCCACCTCCAAACGAGAACGGTGCTGGGCCTAGCACTACTTCAGGTGCTGCTGTTTCAGAGCAAACCCAAAGATGA